A single genomic interval of Malania oleifera isolate guangnan ecotype guangnan chromosome 11, ASM2987363v1, whole genome shotgun sequence harbors:
- the LOC131167334 gene encoding uncharacterized protein LOC131167334: protein MGLSAKGKTGGEGWGMGLLLVFFPYDGDSPINVQKKKNFFSSSSASSSSSFLKSGNSVLRSSHSSVLLSKAQSTISICALIVFVSLLLFTLCTFEPTIPPNPGFEAHPVSSRRWLSEKRHSISHNSSVSSSNWVHRVLWRKNQSPKNARFVGFPHPIALQGMGALFRRGTKAMNDLVVGHVTEKVSEEELRLFLRLFHRSGLPARSDFVLIFDSASSLLSFHSVIQEENESFSRLIDRYRELSNETTEKSLLSFEIGPFLKDGKNEKEQKEPLWGKKSSRESNNHSNSDRGNEQRTELGQLSYGSVVGFDSAELEPENSLAGFFDHVPMSLRRWACYPMLLGRLRRNFKHIMLVDVKKSVVLRDPLGRVRSRSPESVYLWTNAEGGSTPSRHGRKNSDKTRSQRLNSAVVMGGVRGVRRLSSAMLVEIVRAATQHKSKPPVSESTALSQLAQNGFMLKNINLVTSAAPIPDPSSLTDANSAASPAAPRHAVVMRGGRNHDLNSIIMKEICSRELEFSVYRDCSIQRD from the coding sequence atgggacTCTCGGCGAAGGGGAAGACCGGCGGCGAAGGTTGGGGAATGGGTCTGCTCCTGGTTTTCTTTCCATACGACGGCGATTCCCCCATTAATgttcagaagaagaagaatttcttctcttcttcttctgcttcttcatCTTCGTCTTTCTTGAAATCTGGTAACAGTGTTCTCAGAAGCAGCCATTCAAGTGTACTCCTCTCGAAGGCGCAGTCCACAATCTCCATTTGCGCTCTCATCGTCTTCGTTTCGCTCCTCTTGTTCACGCTCTGTACATTCGAACCCACGATTCCCCCCAATCCGGGTTTCGAGGCTCACCCCGTCTCTTCCCGGAGATGGTTATCGGAAAAGCGCCATTCGATTTCGCACAATTCTTCAGTTTCTTCCTCCAATTGGGTTCACAGAGTTCTCTGGAGGAAGAACCAATCCCCCAAGAATGCGAGATTTGTTGGTTTTCCGCATCCAATTGCGTTGCAGGGGATGGGCGCTCTGTTCAGGCGAGGTACGAAAGCCATGAACGATCTCGTTGTCGGTCATGTCACGGAAAAAGTTTCGGAAGAAGAGCTTCGCTTGTTCTTGAGACTATTCCACCGGTCCGGTCTCCCTGCAAGATCCGATTTCGTTTTGATCTTCGATTCTGCGTCGTCTCTGCTTTCATTTCACTCAGTTATTCAAGAAGAGAACGAGTCGTTCTCGAGATTGATTGACCGGTACAGAGAATTGTCGAACGAGACGACTGAGAAATCGCTGCTGAGTTTCGAAATAGGTCCGTTCTTGAAGGATGGGAAGAACGAGAAAGAGCAGAAAGAGCCTCTGTGGGGGAAGAAGAGCTCTCGAGAGAGCAATAATCATAGTAACTCAGACAGGGGTAATGAACAGAGAACCGAGTTGGGTCAGCTGAGTTACGGCTCCGTGGTGGGTTTCGACTCGGCGGAGCTAGAGCCGGAGAACTCGCTCGCAGGATTCTTCGACCACGTTCCAATGAGTCTCCGTCGGTGGGCCTGTTATCCGATGCTGCTCGGCCGACTCCGTCGCAATTTCAAGCACATCATGCTCGTCGACGTCAAGAAATCGGTGGTGCTCCGCGACCCGCTCGGCCGAGTCAGGAGTCGGAGCCCAGAGTCGGTGTACCTGTGGACGAACGCAGAGGGTGGTAGCACTCCTAGTCGGCACGGCCGGAAGAACTCGGACAAGACTCGGTCGCAGAGGCTAAACTCGGCGGTGGTAATGGGCGGCGTTCGAGGTGTGCGGCGATTGTCGAGCGCTATGCTGGTGGAAATCGTTCGGGCGGCGACTCAGCACAAGAGCAAGCCTCCGGTGTCCGAGTCGACGGCGCTGAGTCAACTCGCCCAGAACGGGTTCATGCTGAAGAACATTAATTTGGTGACGTCGGCGGCGCCAATTCCGGACCCGAGTTCCCTCACCGACGCGAACTCAGCGGCGTCGCCGGCGGCGCCCCGGCATGCGGTGGTTATGCGCGGCGGGAGAAATCACGATCTTAATTCCATTATTATGAAAGAAATCTGTTCACGTGAATTAGAATTTTCTGTTTATAGAGATTGCTCTATACAGAGAGATTAA